In Mangifera indica cultivar Alphonso chromosome 1, CATAS_Mindica_2.1, whole genome shotgun sequence, a single genomic region encodes these proteins:
- the LOC123220526 gene encoding protein PAT1 homolog, which produces MEGFDSGSSIVKSLGDNSTDAVFDASQYAFFGKDVVEEVELGGLEDEDDSISAPRFDEEEFLYDKEEGEVLSSLSDIEDLASTFSKLNTVVSGPRIPGVIGDQGSRESSAAAEWVQGDWYDQQQMLDTEGMLDGKRWSSQPYSSSPYIAESRSLYRTATYPEQQQQPLYRTSSYPEQQQQMQQHHQQHFSSEPILVPKSSYTSYPPPGGRSQQASPNHMNVPFVAGGPQLSSSPNLSPFSNSQLQLPGLPHGSPYGGNLPQFPPGLSVNSRPPNQWVNQTGMYPQDPSNLVNNMLPQQGPLQNGLMPPQLMSQLQPPQHRLQQPVRPSFGHLPGMQNELFNSHLSSSPSLMNKFEAMLGMADLRDQRPKSAQKGRPNLRYPYQGPDTIGWPQFRSKHMTVDEIEGILRMQLAATHSNDPYVDDYYHQACLAKKTAGAKLRHHFCPTHLRDLPPRARANNEPHAFLQVDALGRVPFSSIRRPRPLLEVDSPDSSGGGITEQKVSEKPLEEEPMLAARVTIEDGICLLLDVDDIDRFLQFNQAPDGGAQLRRRRQALLEGLAASLQLLDQFCSNGHTVGIAPKDELVFLRIVSLPKGRKLLARYLQLLYPGGELMRIVCMAIFRHLRFFFGVLPTDLAAADTTNNLVRIVIACVHGMDLPALSACLRAVVCSSDQPPLRSLGSPAGDGASRILMSVLERAAKLLKGPLSVGNYDMNTRSEWQISFNDFFDLLWKYSVSKFEIVMQSLRLQVSPDRLIDAEEVVRAIKREVPFDLLETSGPHTTEHQKQLLYEFSQRSLKP; this is translated from the exons ATGGAAGGGTTCGATAGTGGGAGTAGTATTGTGAAATCCCTCGGAGATAACTCTACAG ATGCGGTATTTGATGCATCGCAATATGCATTTTTTGGTAAAGATGTGGTTGAAGAAGTTGAATTGGGTGGATTAGAGGATGAAGATGATAGTATAAGTGCACCTCGCTTTGATGAAGAAGAATTTCTTTATGATAAAGAAGAG GGTGAGGTTTTAAGTTCTCTGTCTGATATTGAAGATCTTGCTAGCACATTTTCGAAG CTCAACACAGTTGTTAGTGGACCAAGAATTCCTGGCGTAATTGGTGATCAGGGATCCAGAGAAA GTTCAGCTGCTGCTGAATGGGTGCAGGGTGACTGGTATGACCAGCAGCAGATGCTAGACACTGAAGGCATGTTGGATGGGAAACGGTGGTCATCACAGCcatattcttcttctccttACATAGCAGAATCTAGATCTTTGTACAGAACAGCTACATACCCGGAGCAGCAACAGCAGCCTCTTTACAGAACATCTTCATACCCGGAGCAGCAACAGCAGATGCAACAGCACCACCAACAACATTTCTCTAGTGAACCAATTCTTGTGCCAAAGTCTTCTTATACTTCATATCCTCCTCCAGGTGGTAGATCTCAGCAGGCTTCACCAAACCATATGAATGTTCCATTTGTTGCGGGGGGACCCCAACTATCATCTTCACCAAACCTCTCTCCCTTCTCTAACTCTCAACTTCAATTGCCTGGCTTACCTCATGGATCACCATATGGTGGGAACTTGCCTCAGTTTCCTCCTGGGCTATCCGTTAATAGCCGACCTCCTAACCAGTGGGTAAATCAGACTGGCATGTATCCTCAAGATCCGTCAAACCTTGTGAACAATATGTTGCCACAGCAGGGACCTCTTCAGAATGGGTTGATGCCTCCCCAATTGATGTCACAATTACAGCCACCACAGCATAGACTGCAGCAACCTGTTAGGCCATCATTTGGCCATTTACCAGGGATGCAGaatgaattatttaattctCATCTTTCTTCATCCCCATCCTTAATGAACAAGTTTGAAGCCATGCTTGGCATGGCTGACCTTAGAGATCAAAGACCAAAATCAGCTCAGAAAGGTAGACCAAATCTACGCTATCCTTATCAGGGCCCTGATACCATTGGATGGCCACAATTTAGATCTAAGCATATGACAGTGGATGAAATTGAGGGTATTCTTAGAATGCAGCTTGCTGCAACGCACAGTAATGACCCATATGTAGATGATTATTACCACCAGGCTTGTCTGGCCAAAAAAACTGCTGGGGCAAAGCTGAGACATCATTTCTGCCCAACTCATTTGAGGGATCTTCCTCCTCGAGCACGTGCAAATAATGAGCCACATGCTTTTCTTCAGGTTGATGCTCTTGGGAGAGTTCCTTTCTCTTCAATTCGTAGGCCTCGCCCTCTGCTTGAAGTTGATTCTCCTGATTCATCTGGTGGTGGAATCACTGAGCAGAAAGTGTCTGAGAAGCCCCTGGAAGAGGAACCTATGCTTGCAGCTCGGGTGACAATTGAAGATGGTATATGCCTACTGCTTGATGTAGATGATATAGATCGTTTCTTACAGTTCAATCAGGCCCCAGATGGAGGAGCCCAGTTAAGACGGAGAAGGCAGGCCTTGCTGGAAGGGTTGGCTGCGTCCCTTCAGTTGCTTGATCAATTCTGCAGTAATGGCCACACGGTTGGGATTGCCCCAAAGGATGAACTTGTGTTCTTAAGAATAGTCTCTCTTCCCAAGGGCCGAAAACTCCTAGCAAGGTACCTTCAGCTTCTGTATCCAGGTGGTGAACTCATGAGAATAGTCTGCATGGCCATTTTTCGCCACTTAAGGTTTTTCTTTGGAGTCCTGCCAACAGACTTAGCTGCAGCAGATACTACAAATAACCTTGTGAGGATTGTTATAGCATGTGTTCATGGGATGGATCTTCCTGCACTTAGTGCCTGCCTTCGAGCAGTAGTTTGTTCATCAGACCAGCCTCCACTCCGATCTCTTGGAAGCCCTGCTGGAGATGGGGCTTCCCGCATACTGATGTCAGTTCTTGAGAGGGCAGCTAAACTTTTAAAAGGCCCCCTCTCTGTTGGCAACTATGACATGAACACTCGGTCAGAGTGGCAGATCTCATTTAATGACTTCTTTGACCTCCTGTGGAAGTATTCTGTCAGTAAGTTTGAAATTGTCATGCAGTCACTTCGTCTACAAGTCTCACCAGATAGATTAATTGATGCAGAGGAAGTTGTTAGAGCTATCAAGAGGGAAGTGCCATTTGACCTCTTGGAGACAAGTGGTCCTCACACTACCGAACATCAGAAACAGCTGTTGTATGAGTTTTCACAGCGATCCTTGAAACCTTAA